The Meriones unguiculatus strain TT.TT164.6M chromosome 3, Bangor_MerUng_6.1, whole genome shotgun sequence genomic sequence AATGCCTGTTTCTTTTCCATTCCCCATTGCTATAATGCTAATCCTGGTTTTTACTTTCACATGCTAGGAGGGTCCTTTCTCTACCACGGTTGGGTTGTTAGTACAAGTGATTCATACTCATGATGTGTATAGAGCATGGGTTTACATCCCATGTACAAAATGAGGTTTACTGTGAAACTGCATTTAACTGCCACATACACTAATTTCAACCTAAACCTGTTAACATTAAGCCTTACAACATTTAGGAAAAGACTAATTGTTGACTCCTTGCAATCTTACTATAAATGGTGACAGTTCAAATTATAACAAAATCACCTGTTTTAGTGAACTAGAGATAATTTGTTTAATCTGGTTCATGTAAATTTTTTAAACACCTGTGTTTTAAGATGGTAAGCTTAGTAGCTGTTCATCTAACTTAATATTTTAGGTTGGGACGTTATCACTACAGAGTAGTGCTACTGTGTACTGATTCATAAAGCTAGGGTACTTTGGTTTGAAGCTTGACAGTAATTAGCCTTAGAGACATTGTTAAGAAACTGCATTTTATGGACAAACAAGGAAAACTTACTTAGGACTTTGGCtgaaatattcaaatataaaatttattttcacacTTTCAcaagttaaatattaaaaaaaaaaaacttaagaaaaaacTAGGGCTATTTCCACTTAAAGCCGAAAACATCTCAGCTTTTTCAAATGAGCACCTTATCAAAAGGTGACTATAAAAGTTCTGGGAGATAGGTATGAGTTGTAGTGCAGTAATGGTCCATGAAAATGTGTGGATTCCCCAACTTCACAGAAGCATAATCCTCAGTCCTAAACATTTGTCAATTCAAACTTGTAGCCTTAACTAAGTAGCAGTGCTTTTTAAAGCTTGAAGTTTGTAATGGAGGTCACTGGAGCTGttcagtttcttctctctttccttttgggGCTTCCTTTTTATGGCTTGATGGTACCAGTTCTTTGGGTACAATCAAAACAGTTCCATCATGGCTGTACTGAAGTGCATAGTGGTTTGGATTGACTGGCCTACCTTGGTCATCTCTTAACCTACTAAAAACATCATGGTAGAGGTCATGCAGCTTCTGTCTCATTATAATAATAGCTTTATTACGTTGCGCTTGCTCGCTCTTGAGGGCTTCCTTCTTTGCTTGTAAATTACATATATCATCTTCTAGATTTAATATGATGTCTAGTTTACGTTTACGGCAGTTCTGAGCAGcaactttattttttcctcttcgTCTGATATCACGGATCAGAGAAACTTGCAAGTCTGTCAGATAGTGTCTGCTTAACATGCTGTTAAAAGAGTCAACAGGCATGCGGACAATTTCATCTACAGAAAAGGGAATATGCAGAGCTTTAGCACGTTGTTCATCACGGCTCAAGTTTCTATGTGGGTCATCAAGGCACTCACTGATTTTCTGTGACTTGCCCGACCATGTAAAAGATTGAGGTGTGGGCTCTGGTACACCTGACTGTAAGTGGTAAGTGTGGTCATGAAATACTTGCTGACATTCAAGATCCCCATGAAAGCCAGATACGGTCCTGTGATCCGTGTGACAATGTTTACAGGGTTCTGGGTAGCAGCCTCCCACGGCACCTAAATCATGACAAAGAGACTGAAGGTCACTACTGTAACCTACAGCACCATCACACATGCAGTGAGAAGAATTAGACTTGGTGATGGAGGTGCTATTGTAACTTAATGAGAGCACAGAATCAGAGTCCGGTTCTTCAAAAAGTTGAGAGACTTCCAGTGGACTGAAACCTGTGGCTAATGACATTAGGTTTATTCCATCAAATATATTTGAGTCAAGGTCATACAGGACATCTTGGCTTGTTAGATTCCTCATTTGATTGTCAGTAGGTGGAAGAGACACGGCAGGGATGACTTGCTCAGGGTTGTTATGAGAACTGAACAGAGCTGGTTCTTGTGCCTGTGAAGACCTTGCTGTTGGATCTCTTCTAAAGGTAGTGTTGGGGCACAACAGCATGGCTTCATGAAGATTGACATCATGGCTTATAGCTTGGCTCAAATTTGTGTTATGTGCTAAGGAGTTCACACTCTCATTGACACTGCTCAGAAAAGGTGGAATATCTTCCAGTGAGATGCCCTGAAGAACAAAAGTTATAATTTCAGAAGGAGTTCCATTATTTAGTAAAACCTCACATTTTTTTGTCAAGTTTATCTGCACTAAATGGATATACTATTGACTGAACAACTCCCTGCTTAAGATATAATGTGATCTCAAATCAGAAATGCTGCTGTTCCTAGGGCTAAGAGGTCTTGAATAATCAGGGAATTAAGCTGGCTATTTCAGTTATTAAGCCTTGTAATTTTAGGATACAGATCTCAAAGCATTTGGAGCTGAAATCCACATTGTGAAGGGTCAAGGATAAGCAAGTGAGCAATCTTGAGGAGAGGTTAAAGAGACATTCTACTAGGAAAACAGTTAACACCAGAATGGATGGTCTAAATGTGACAAAATGGCATATGTTTTAATTCTCCAAGTGGTTGTTTCTATGAAAATTAACCCTTTGAGCTTTATAAATGTACTTAGTAAATTGCTATGTCTTCCAAGTAGGATTCCTTAATTTACATAGACATCTGTCAGCtcaaggtttgttttgttttaaggttcTTTTTACCTCCAGGGAATGTTCAGGCTGTGATGAAAGCAGTTGAAATAAATCTTCCAGAGAGAAAGATGTATCTGACCAATGTAGATGGCTCTGAATATAAACAGAAAATGATTACCATTAGAAAAACACTGAAATcttagagttttttgtttttgtttgttttgagagggcCTTAtaaggctggtctggaacttatggcaatcttcctgcctcagccttttgtGTGCCAAGAAATCTGGCATGTaccatcacctctggctcttattttaagagtttttttttccccccaggagTCGGGAGGGATTGGGTTTCGAGACAAAGGTCTTtcagtgtaacagccctggctgtcctggaactcgcagagatccaccttcctttgCTTCCCCAGTGTTGTGTGCGCCTGTTACCCAGCTTAAAAGAGTTCATTTTTGCTGAGAGCTATTTTGTCTAAATCTTCTGCTTCAAGGGTTACTAACTATAGACTCATTTTGACTATGTATCTAAGGGTTCTGATTTCTAGCAGACGattagttctgtttcccattagCATTTTATGTTAGCAGTTCATATCCCCTTGGACATGGATTTTTGAGGTCTTAATCTCTAGTATCTGCCTTCAAACCTGGTTCCAACCCTTTTGATTTTAGTTCCCAATTAAATTCTAAACTTCATTCTTGTATCACTATTTTAAACTGTCCAGCAAGGACGGAGGAATGGTCCAGACGGTAAAGCCCTCTCTTCTCAGcacaagtctgacaacctgagttgggGCTCCAGAAACCATGTCAAGGTGGAGGCAAG encodes the following:
- the Nfe2l3 gene encoding nuclear factor erythroid 2-related factor 3 is translated as MKLPKLPKPWWAGGGLLHLTLLLSLAGLRVDLDLCLPSPAAALWEELLPLGPTLPASASSLFSASGGWGRPPQLPAKGRLLREVRALGVPFIPCTRVDAWLVHSVATGDADGAHGLLGTAASSAVGDGAQAPPAGGGDPRAAQSSPLAAEEEEEAKAAEPTAQVRDAGGSQENELLKEKSEAVDHSSQHEENEEGVSSHAKSLQQSKKDETKMTDTPDWEAEKITESRNESHLHWSDTSFSLEDLFQLLSSQPEHSLEGISLEDIPPFLSSVNESVNSLAHNTNLSQAISHDVNLHEAMLLCPNTTFRRDPTARSSQAQEPALFSSHNNPEQVIPAVSLPPTDNQMRNLTSQDVLYDLDSNIFDGINLMSLATGFSPLEVSQLFEEPDSDSVLSLSYNSTSITKSNSSHCMCDGAVGYSSDLQSLCHDLGAVGGCYPEPCKHCHTDHRTVSGFHGDLECQQVFHDHTYHLQSGVPEPTPQSFTWSGKSQKISECLDDPHRNLSRDEQRAKALHIPFSVDEIVRMPVDSFNSMLSRHYLTDLQVSLIRDIRRRGKNKVAAQNCRKRKLDIILNLEDDICNLQAKKEALKSEQAQRNKAIIIMRQKLHDLYHDVFSRLRDDQGRPVNPNHYALQYSHDGTVLIVPKELVPSSHKKEAPKGKREETEQLQ